Genomic segment of Candidatus Protochlamydia amoebophila UWE25:
ACGTTTCAGTAGAGATTTTTTCGCTGCTATAAACAGAATTAAATTCGACAACTATTAATTCTGTCAATTTAATGTGTGACTCTAACGCATTCTTGGGAATTTGATGAAAAAATTTAACTAAATCAGTAAAATTATTATTTTGCGAACTCGATGTATTTCCATTATCTAAAAAATAACTAAAAACTTCTTCATCCGTTGTTGCTGAAGTAACTTGGCTTGCTACTCGTGAAGGCAAGTAGTTAATTAAAGAGTTCATCGCTTAGTCTTTTTGTTATAAAAATTTTAAAGATTAATAAACTTTTAGCAAAAAATTTAATAAGAAAATGTGCTAGCAACAAATGTAATATTGCAAAAAACAATGTTTATATATGAATTCGATTCTTATTTTACTCTATTAATAATAAAAATGCAATTCTATTTAAATTTTAAGAATAAGTATAGTATTTAATTTTAATTTTTAAAAATATTTTGCGTCAAACTAGTTAAAACTACTTCAAATAATAGGAATCAGTTTGCCTCTTTCTAAGTATAGTTTCGCCCTCTATTACAGTTATTTCCGGATCTCTGGCAAGCCTAAAAAGATTAGGATTAAGTTGAAACGCTTGTCATTTTAAGGGAAAGTAGCTGATTAATTAGCTATTTCCCCTTAAAATGACAGTGTTTAGCCATATGAGACAAACGTTAGCCACTACAGCTGAGGCAATCCAAAGAACAAGCAATTTCTTGTTGCGGCTGCTCATAGTTTTGATTAACGGTAAATTTTATCGCTTCTGCAGCAGCTTTAATTCTCAAATAATACATGCCTGTTTTTAATCCTTTTTTCCAGGCATAAAAATGCATAGAAGAGAGCTTTGCAAAAGTTGGGCTTTCGACAAATAAGTTTAACGATTGAGACTGGCAAATAAAAGGTCCTCTATCAGCAGCCATATCTATCAAAGCTTTTTGCTTAATTTCCCAAACAGTTTTGTATAGCTCTTTGATTTCAGATGGAATTTCTTCGATCCCTTGAATAGACCCGTTAGCAGCTAAAATACGTTGTTTCATCTCTTCGTTCCACAACTCTCTTTTCACAAGATCCCGCATCAAATGCTTGTTCACAACAATAAATTCTCCCGATAAAACACGCCGTGTATATAAGTTTGAGGTATAAGGCTCAAAACACTCATTATTTCCTAAAATTTGTGAAGTCGAGGCAGTCGGCATGAGCGCCACAAGTAAAGAATTGCGTATTCCGTGGACAGCTATTTCAGTTTTTAATGCTTCCCAATCCCAATTTGAGCTAGGTTTGACATTCCACATTTCATATTGTAAAATTCCCTTAGAAATCGGTGACCCTTCATAGCTAGGATATCTTCCTTTTTTTTTAGCTAAATCTTTAGAGGCTGTCAAAGCTCCAAAGTAAATAGTTTCAAAAATGGCTTGATTTAACGCTCGCGCTTCTTTTGAATCAAAAGGCATCCTCAGCAAGATGAAAGCATCTGCAAGCCCTTGTACTCCAATCCCTATCGGTCTATGAAGCAAGTTTGAAGTTTGCGCTTCCACAATAGGATAACTATTTTCATCAATAATTTTATCTAAATTTCTTGTGATCACTTGCGTAACCTCAAAAAGTTTTTGATGATCAAAATGCCCGTTAATAATGAACCGTGGTAAAGCAATGGAGGCTAAATTACAAACAGCCGCTTCATGGGGTGAAGTGTACTCTATAATTTCTGTACACAAATTACTTAACTTAATTGTTCCTAAATGCTTTTGATTAGATTTATAATTACAGGCATCCTTAAAAAGCATGTAAGGGTTTCCTGTTTCAATTTGAGATTCCAAAATTTTAAACCATAAATCTTGTGCTTTAATTACCTCTCGAGCTTTTCCTTCTTGTTCATAAAGACAATAAAGATGTTCAAATTCTTCTCCCCAACATTCATGAAGATTGGGTGCTTCATTAGGACAAAAAAGCGACCAAACGCCATCTTCTTCCACCCGCTTCATAAAAAGGTCTGGAATCCAAAGAGCTGTAAAAAGATCGCGTGCTCGTAATTCTTCTTTTCCGTGATTCTTTCTTAAATCTAAAAAAGCGTAGATATCGGCATGCCAAGGTTCAAGATAAATGGCAAACGATCCTTTCCGTTTTCCTCCTCCTTGATCAATATAGCGCGCCGTATCATTATATACGCGGAGCATAGGAATAATTCCATTAGAAATTCCTCCCGTTCCTCGAATATAAGAACCTGTCGCACGGATATTATGAATACTTAAACCGATTCCTCCTGCAGCTTGAGAAATTTTTGCACATGCTTTCAGCGTGTCAAAAATTCCTTCGATACTATCTTCTTTTACTTGCATCAAAAAACAAGAAGACATTTGTGGATAAGGTGTTCCGGCATTAAATAAAGTAGGTGTAGCATGGGTAAACCAACGCTCACTCATCCAATGATAGGTTTCAATGGCTGCAGAAATATCATTTTTATGAATTCCAATGGATACTCTCATGAGCAGATGTTGAGGCCTTTCGATGACTTTCCCATTAATTTTCAATAAATAAGAACGCTCTAGCGTCTTAAAACCAAAATAGTCGTAACCAAAATCACGATCATAAATCATTGTTGCATCTAAAATTTCGGCATGATTTTGCACGATTTTGTATACATCCTCAGCAATTAAAGAGGCTTTTTTCCCTGTTTTAGGATCGATATAATGGTAAAGTTCACCGATCGTACGTGCAAATGATTTATTAGTGTTCTTTTGTAAATTGGAAATAGCAATCCGTGAAGCGAGTAAAGCATAGTCAGGATGCTTTACAGTTAATGAAGCTGCCACTTCGGCAGCTAAATTGTCTAATTCACTTGTTGTAACTCCATCAAATAACCCTTCTATCACTTTCATAGCAATCAAAACTGGATCGATATGCACTGAATCTAGCCCATAGCAAAGCTTGAGAATGCGAGCTGTAATTTTATCAAATTTAACTTCTTGTTTACGTCCGTCTCGTTTAGTAACAAACATGATTTACTCCCTTAAAAATCTTCGTGAATGGTAAATACATGATTTTCTTTCGTTGACATCACTCCTGATTTTTGATATTCTGATACCCGCCTTTCGAAAAAATTTGTTTTCCCCGGCATGGAAATCAGATCCATAAAATCAAATGGATTGTCAACGTTGTACAACTTAGGAGATCCAAGTGCAACCAGAAGACGGTCAGCAACAAATTCAATATATTGACACATGAGAGTGGCATTCATTCCAATTAAGCGAACGGGAAGTGCATCTTGTACAAATTCCTTTTCAATAGCCACCGCATGCGAAATAATAGCCTGAAGCGTTTCTAAAGGAAGTTTATTGTTAAGCTGAGAATAAAGCAGGCAAGCAAAATCACAATGAAGCCCCTCATCTCTTGAAATTAGTTCATTAGCAAAACTTAATCCAGGCATTAACCCTCGTTTTTTAAGCCAAAAAATAGAACAAAAACTCCCCGAAAAAAAGATTCCTTCCACAGCAGCGAAAGCGACTAGACGCTCACTAAAACTCCCTTGCGAAATCCATCTCAATGCCCAATCAGCCTTATTTGAGATGCATGGGATTGTTTCTAAAGCTTTGAAGAGTCGATTTTTATCAGTAGGATCTTTAATATAAGTATCAATTAGCAACGAATATGCCTCTGAATGAATATTTTCCATCATAATTTGAAAACCATAAAAACAACGCGCTTCCGGATATTGCACCTCACTCATGAAATTAACGGCTAAATTTTCATTGACAATTCCATCACTGGCTGCAAAAAATGCTAGTATGTGTTTGATGAAATATTTTTCATCGTTGTTAAGCTTACGGTCCCAATCTAAAAGATCAGAAGTTAAATCAATTTCTTCTGCTGTCCAAAAACTCGCTTCTGCTTTTTTGTACATTTGCCAAATTTCGGCATGATTAATAGGGAAAAGAACAAAACGATCTTTATTTTCTCGCAATATAGGTTCAGTCACCTGCATAAAAAATTCCTTTTAAATTAAAGCAATACAGTTCCATCGCTATTTTGAAATAGCATGAGTACATTAAAAAAATGACAAAAGGGAAAAGAGCGTGCAAGAAATGAAAAAGGTTGAAAAAACCTAAAATGCGCTGCGTGCTTTTTCCCATCCTGTCTTTAACGAGACAGTTCACTCAAGCTTTATTAAGACTTGAATGAGGATGAGTAAGATAAAGCAGGTCTTCTGACTCCGAGATCATCCTTAGGTCCTAACCTTCCCGCTAAAAAACGCAAATTTTGACTCTTGCGTGATAAAAAAGCAGTGGTGATAAGAAGAGACCTTTGTCACTCGTTACAGCGGCGTCACCGTACGGGATTTGCACCCGTTTCCCTATTCTCCTTTAGCCGTAACTAAAGGCACTTTATCTAACAACCTAAGTTTAAAGTTTATTTCTTGAAATTTAGATGATTTCTTGAAAAATTAATGATTCGCAACTAAGCAAATTTTTTTCATAGAGGAATCAAAAAATTTGATCGAAAAATTTCAAACTTCGGTTAATAACAACATGCTGTTTTTAAAAACACAACATATTGTATGTTCGAAATTTTTACTATAATGGAAGAGAATAGTCAATCAATTTTCATCATTGAGAGGAAGTACTTGATTAGCAAGGCGATAACCTAAAAATTTAGATTAGTAATAAATCGCTGTGTTTAGAACAATTAAGAATATAGAAAGGTTGTTGCCCAGGCCCACGTTTTGATTAAAATATATGTTAAAAAAAATTGATAACTTCCCATCTCATTTTAACTTTTCTAAGCTTAGAAGATCTTTCTGCTATTCATGATTTTGGCATACGCAATAGAAACCATTTAGCAAAGTGAGGAACCACTGTCATTCCACATTCTCTCCAGCATGCATCAGAAATCTCTCGACTACGAATATGGTTAAAAAGTTGGATCAAGAATGCAAAAAAGACAAACTGCTCGATTTTTATTAGATCAAAAACAAATCAGGACTTAATCATTGGTTTTTGTCATTTCACACAAATTTTTCGATGGCTTTTCTAAGCCTGTTATTTAGATTACAAGATCGATTATGTATATGAAGGTTAATGACTTATGTTTGAAGCATTAGAAATGTCAATTCAATATATTTTTGAAGAACTTAAACCTCCATAGAATCATGTCCAATTACATGGCCTATGAATACGAGAAGTGCAAAGCTTTTAAATCGATTAGGATTTGTGATTGAGGGTTATGTCAAAAACTTTCTTTTAATTAACCTCCAATAGAAAAATCACGTCCTCGCAGCTTTTTCTATAGAAAAATGGCGAAGCCTAAAAGCATATATCCGTAGAAAAAAAGGTCATTGATAATTTTTGGTAGTGCTAAATAGGTAAGGCTCTCAATTGTCTATTGTGATCACAAATAAAATATTTTATTAACTAAATGGGATTAGTTAGCTTTTTAGAAAATGAAAGTGTTTTCCTTACAAAACTTGCATACCTTTGTCTTAAGAGTAAAATTAAATTTTTCAATGTAGCTTGTCTGGCCAGATAGCTTGCTAACTGCTTGATGTTTGCTCCAAAGAATGGTTTCATAATAGGCATTAAATTTATCCGTGAAATAGAGGGCTTTTTTTAAGGATTCAGGTCGTTTTGCAAAAAGAAGCTCAGCGGTTTTTTTGTCTCGAGGATCTAATTGCCTAGCCAACACTTGGCAATTTTTTTATGGAAAACGAGCCATAGCCACAGATCATTTTTCTTATTTCCTGCCCAACTCCATCGCTCATCTCCTTCAAGTTTAGCCACTTCTAGCTCATCGTTCTCATGACAAGTGACGTGTACATTTAAATCCCCAGGTAAATCATTGATAATAAAATCAATTCTTTGTTTGTTAATAATTTTAGCCCCATTATTTACCACACTTTGAATTAAGACATTAGTTTATCCAATTAGAGTAGTTTATTGGAATAGCCTTTACTTATTTAGTACTACCTAAATATGGGATATGCTAACGACGAAAAACAAAATGAATTAAACAAAAAAATATATTTTAGTATTAATGCAGTACAAGCATATCTAGAAAAATAGAAAATTTCAAATTCCATATGGAGTACTATGTTGGGGCAGCAATTGGCTATAAACTGTCCGATTTCCGTTTTGAATTAGATTCATCCTTTCAAAGTTTTCTTGAAAAGAAAACAAACCATACTTATGTGGTGCGTGGAGGAAAAAGATTTAAAGAGATCATATCACTCATCACTAATGTGTATTATGATTTTGATGTTGACTTTCCTCTCAAGCCATATATAGGAAGAGGATTAGGTTATTATCAATCTAGAGGCCATACGCAATGGCAAAGATTAGATATGTTCTTATCTTCGCGACTACGTTTTAAAAATAAAGGATTAGTATGGCAAGCAATCGCTGGATTAAAATATTCCCTTTGCCGAAATACCGAGCTCGGTATTGAATACCGATTATTACAGCAAGAAAGATACCCTGTATTACAAAGAATTGGTTTAACTTTAACACGTTATTTTTAATTTTTACATTTAGAACAAGTTAGAATCCGACTTAGCGAGTAATCAAAGTAATAAAACTTCGAAGAAGTAGCCTTTTTAAAAAGGCCACTTCCATATGTTTTTAGCTATAGAAATTATAAAAGGATTGCTTAGATCGCATTCCTTTTTCAAATTATGCTCGATTTGAATTGCCTAATAAAACATGTTGAGCAAATTAGAGTCTATCTTCTCTTAATAAAGATTTGGCCGCCATATATATTATAAATTTTCTTTTCATTTTATCTTTAATAAAATCTTTAGTTACCATTTTTGAATCAATTTAGCCTAGAAAAAAATAAACTTATTAAATATAATTGCTATTATTTAACTAATCATCTTCTCTTAATAAAGATAGAGGTCTTATGCAAATTTCTTTAAAATCCCCTATGGAAGTTTTGCCTGAAGAAACAAAAGTTGCCATTTTTAATCATCTTAAGAGCCCAAAAGACCTCGCCATGGCTTCTTTAGTCAGCAAAGCATGGCAACAGCTAGCAGAGGATTCCTCTTTATGGAAAGCCCAGTTTTGTCGCCAATGGAAAAAGTTGACATTCTCGACCCGCCCGACCTTAAATTCAAACTGGAAGAAAATTTATAAAAAAAAGCATCAAATTCTAAAAGAAGTCAAACGTAACAAACCCACATTATGTGAAGATCGTTGTAAGCATGACACCTACCAATTACCTGGCTTTGCAGCAACGGAAACTGTTAAATTAAAGGTAGAAAAAAAAGTAGCTTTCATCCAAGTCACTTCTGGAACTGCTCAAGTCTATTCTCTTGAGGAAAAGGGCTGTCAATTAGTTTTTGATAACCTAAAAGACGAAAACTCTCGTTTGATCCACTATCTAGAAGGGCATATGATCCAAGTTACCCAAGAAGGTTCCCTCTATCGCTGGCCACTCAAAGAACCTTTTCCTTCGCAACCCTTAAGCAGGGTGGGAAATTTTGAAGAAGCCCATGTTGACCAAGAGTTGCTTATTTTAGTGTTGCCTCAGCGCAAGCAATTTGCCATTTTTAATATAGAAAATGGCTTAAAATATTACGAATCTCCCTTTTTCCGCTCTTCCATCCGCTCGCTCGATTGCCGCGATAACCAAATTTTGATTCAATGTGAAGATGGCAAGCTTTATTTTATCAAAGCTATTCGAAAAGAGAATGCCTCCCAAAATCTGGAACCGATCCTTTTGGAGGGGCTCTTTTTAGATCCTCTTTCCAAAGAGCTGGTGCAATTTGATGAAAAGCGTGTCATTATTTTGGGGAAGGATGCGGTGAAACGCCTCTGTACGGTTTGGAATGTTACTAGCGGAGAAAAAATCTTTGAGGGGTCTCTTGAGAGAGGATCAAAATTTAGTCGCAACTCCAAAGCTAAATGTATTACTGCTTCAGCCTATAATGGCGAAAAACTCGCCGTGGGATTTGATTTAGGGGATGTCACTTTTTATGAACCTACTACTGGAAAAAGGATTACAACGCACTCCTTTGGTATATCTCCTGTCCAGTTTCTTAGCTTCGACCGCGATCAGGAACATTGCTGGGTGGCCACTAATCCCTACTATATAATCGAATGCCTAAATATCAAAGATAAGCCTGAAACAGTGGGAGCTTTTTGCTCTATTAAACAAAAAAAGAAATTGGAAGATAGAGAAGCAGAAGCATTAGAGTGTAATTTAATAGGTATTTATGCAGATGAGCGCCGTTTGGCTTGCTGCGATAAAGAAGGGGGGTTAGATGTTTGGGACTTTGCTAAGGCTTCACTCCCCCATTCACATCCTTAAGCTTTGAAATTTAGCTTATTCAGTTGACCGTCTAATCAAGGCTTGCTTTAAAGCTTCCTCTTCATAAATAAAAGGATCAGCTTGCTCCAAATCCTGGGCAAGCTGAAAAGTCGCCCTGGATTGTAGGTTTAATAACTCTTCGACAAAAGAAAGCGTAGCGCTAGACATAGGATAATGAATTAATCTAAACTGAGAGTTTATTGACCATTCAATTATTACTTTTGAAATGTTTAGATATTGTGTTCTGAAATAAGCATCTTCAGGCTCTTTCCCTTCTCCTAGTTCCTGCATTAAACGTCGATTTTGCTGAATTATTCTCTTTATTTCCTCTAGGCCCTTTTTTAAGGCAGTTTTTTCCAGAAATTTATCTATAACACTTTTATAAGCTTCATAACGTTTAGCTTCGCCATATGATAACTTTTCAGCTAAATCTAGCTTTTCTTTAGGTTCAAGATTTAGGAAAGTTGAATTTTCTGGTAGATTCTCTTCTAGTGAGAACAACAACCTCTTTTCTTCTGGAGTCAAATCCTTTTCTTTCAATTCTTGCTCAAACTCTTCTTTTTCCCTCTCTTTCTCCTCTATGGTGATTTTTAGTTCCTCGATTTGTTTTTGATGTTGAAAAAAAGGGGCTTGCCGATACTGTTGATAGCGACTTTCAAATGTTTTATCCATCCGTCCTGTTAACTCTGTTCTAAATTCATTGAACGTGTCTTGCATTGTTTTAATTCTTGCTTGTTCTATTTTAAAATCCACAATCGCTATATGGGAAGGAGAGTGATTAAGATTTGCTAATGCATCGAGAATGCGCATGAGTTCATTAACGGTGCTTTGCACCTCTTTTAAATTTTCTAACTTTTTGTACAAGGGGGTGTGACTAGCGCTAGTTTTTTCAATCTCTAACCCGTTAAAAAGTTTGCCCAGCTTCTCCAATTCTTTTTCTAAATCGGTGACTAAAGCAATTTTTTTTCGTGTAAACTTTAGGCTTTTACCCAGGCTTGCAATAATGAGTTTGCCTACTTCTTGAGTACCTTCCAAAGGGCTAATCTCTTTTTTGGCAATAGCATTAAGGATTTTCATAGCACCGGAGCGCACTTTTTTTTCAATTAAATCGTCCACTTTATTTAAGGCAGAAGGAGCTATTAAAGTATGATGGTTTAAAAAATAAAAGTTCGTGTTTGCCCATAAAGAAGGATTCACCCATTTTTTAAACACTTCATCCACATTTACATCCACTCTCTTTAATCGTTTATTTTTTAGTAATGCATTAATAACATTTCTAGGAATCCCCTTTGTTTGCAGCTTGCCTATTATTTCTTGCGGCTGCCTTTGTCGCTCCTCTATATATTGGAATAAAGAATCTTTTGCTAGGGCTTGATTCTCTATAGAAAGAGGAAATGTCTCTTTCCATAAGTTTTCAATTCCCTCAGATGCGTAAATCTTATTGTCTAAAATAGCTTTAATGGTCTTTTGAAGTCCTTCTTCAGAGACATTTAGCTCAAGGAGCCTTTCTTTTAACGGAAGAGGAATTTCTTTTTGGTTATCACGCAATGCGCGTACTGCTTCCACTAAAGACTTTTTTAACTCTGGATGTTCTGGAGAAGAAGGAAATGTCTCTTTCCACAAGTTTTCAATTCCCTCAGATGCGCGAATCTTATTGTCTAAAATAGCTTTAATTGTCTTTTGAAGTCTTTCTTTAGAGACATTTATCTTAAGGAGCCTTTCTTTTAACGGAAGAGGAATTTCTCTTTGGTTTTCACGCAATGCGCGTACTGCTTCCAGTAAAGACTCTTTAAGCGTATAAAGATAGGTATCATTCACTTCGGCAAATAAAGAGTGATGACAAGCTTCTGTGCCTGTTTGTTCTGAGCCGATGTAAAATTGTTTTTTGGCTGGTAGCCAATCAATTTGACATTCCAACCCAGAGTAAGCTATGCCCATGTGAAGAAAAAGAAGTAGCCGCGCTTGCGCATGCATGTCAATTAATTCTGCAGGGGGATTTTCATTTTTATCTCCCCGATTATTATAGGCATCCATTTTAGCAATGAATTGACCAAGCTTCAAAGAAAGGGGGTTATTAATTTGGAAAAAGGGTTCTACAGCTTTTGCAATAAATTCTTTTGCATTGATATAAATTTCTCTATTGCTCTCTAAACCAAAGGAAGAACGCTTTTCAAGTTTAGGTGGGTTTATTTTATCCCCTGCTTTGGATTTTGTTCCCCTAGAAGGCATTGCGGCCGGAAAAGTTTCTTGATAAACTTTACTCTCTTTTTGAGTGCTTTTTCTTGTCGGCAAACTCCTGCTGCTATTCAAAGAACTAGTATCCTCGG
This window contains:
- a CDS encoding ribonucleoside-diphosphate reductase subunit alpha; protein product: MFVTKRDGRKQEVKFDKITARILKLCYGLDSVHIDPVLIAMKVIEGLFDGVTTSELDNLAAEVAASLTVKHPDYALLASRIAISNLQKNTNKSFARTIGELYHYIDPKTGKKASLIAEDVYKIVQNHAEILDATMIYDRDFGYDYFGFKTLERSYLLKINGKVIERPQHLLMRVSIGIHKNDISAAIETYHWMSERWFTHATPTLFNAGTPYPQMSSCFLMQVKEDSIEGIFDTLKACAKISQAAGGIGLSIHNIRATGSYIRGTGGISNGIIPMLRVYNDTARYIDQGGGKRKGSFAIYLEPWHADIYAFLDLRKNHGKEELRARDLFTALWIPDLFMKRVEEDGVWSLFCPNEAPNLHECWGEEFEHLYCLYEQEGKAREVIKAQDLWFKILESQIETGNPYMLFKDACNYKSNQKHLGTIKLSNLCTEIIEYTSPHEAAVCNLASIALPRFIINGHFDHQKLFEVTQVITRNLDKIIDENSYPIVEAQTSNLLHRPIGIGVQGLADAFILLRMPFDSKEARALNQAIFETIYFGALTASKDLAKKKGRYPSYEGSPISKGILQYEMWNVKPSSNWDWEALKTEIAVHGIRNSLLVALMPTASTSQILGNNECFEPYTSNLYTRRVLSGEFIVVNKHLMRDLVKRELWNEEMKQRILAANGSIQGIEEIPSEIKELYKTVWEIKQKALIDMAADRGPFICQSQSLNLFVESPTFAKLSSMHFYAWKKGLKTGMYYLRIKAAAEAIKFTVNQNYEQPQQEIACSLDCLSCSG
- a CDS encoding ribonucleoside-diphosphate reductase small subunit, translated to MQVTEPILRENKDRFVLFPINHAEIWQMYKKAEASFWTAEEIDLTSDLLDWDRKLNNDEKYFIKHILAFFAASDGIVNENLAVNFMSEVQYPEARCFYGFQIMMENIHSEAYSLLIDTYIKDPTDKNRLFKALETIPCISNKADWALRWISQGSFSERLVAFAAVEGIFFSGSFCSIFWLKKRGLMPGLSFANELISRDEGLHCDFACLLYSQLNNKLPLETLQAIISHAVAIEKEFVQDALPVRLIGMNATLMCQYIEFVADRLLVALGSPKLYNVDNPFDFMDLISMPGKTNFFERRVSEYQKSGVMSTKENHVFTIHEDF
- a CDS encoding outer membrane beta-barrel protein, with protein sequence MEYYVGAAIGYKLSDFRFELDSSFQSFLEKKTNHTYVVRGGKRFKEIISLITNVYYDFDVDFPLKPYIGRGLGYYQSRGHTQWQRLDMFLSSRLRFKNKGLVWQAIAGLKYSLCRNTELGIEYRLLQQERYPVLQRIGLTLTRYF
- a CDS encoding F-box protein; the protein is MQISLKSPMEVLPEETKVAIFNHLKSPKDLAMASLVSKAWQQLAEDSSLWKAQFCRQWKKLTFSTRPTLNSNWKKIYKKKHQILKEVKRNKPTLCEDRCKHDTYQLPGFAATETVKLKVEKKVAFIQVTSGTAQVYSLEEKGCQLVFDNLKDENSRLIHYLEGHMIQVTQEGSLYRWPLKEPFPSQPLSRVGNFEEAHVDQELLILVLPQRKQFAIFNIENGLKYYESPFFRSSIRSLDCRDNQILIQCEDGKLYFIKAIRKENASQNLEPILLEGLFLDPLSKELVQFDEKRVIILGKDAVKRLCTVWNVTSGEKIFEGSLERGSKFSRNSKAKCITASAYNGEKLAVGFDLGDVTFYEPTTGKRITTHSFGISPVQFLSFDRDQEHCWVATNPYYIIECLNIKDKPETVGAFCSIKQKKKLEDREAEALECNLIGIYADERRLACCDKEGGLDVWDFAKASLPHSHP